The genomic DNA AGACAATTGCCTATCTTCAATCCCGTGGAGGCAAAAAAAGGGAGCTAATAGCCCCCTCCTAACCTGAGACTACTCCAAACCATCATTGCCAGCAGCGGCACGAACGATCGCGACATAGGCAGCCAAGTTAGGTTGGTTGGTGCTACCGAGGATGTTAGCTGCTCCAGGACCAGCAATGGCAGAAAGATTTTGAGCCACTACCTGACTAACAGAGATAGGGGCTGCACTAGCATTAACTATAGCGTTTAAGGTCAAGTTGTTGACAAAGGAGTTTACTCCAAAAAACGGACCCAAGTTGTAATTCGGTTGGACAATTACACCATTGGCTTGAACACCACCAATTTCTGCTCCCAAACTGGTGCTGGCACCGGTAATGTTGGTTAGAGTCACACTACCTGAAACATAGGATTGAGCTTGAACGGACCGACTAGCTAAGGCACAAAGCGTAAAAGTACCTATAGAAGCAGTGGATACCAGAACTACTTTTTTTAGCATAGCAAGACTTCCCTAAACAATCTTAATGGTCGTTTACCCAAATTATACCCCCTAGGAGGCTTATTTCAGTCTATCAAATATCTTGTATTTGAGTTGCTTTTTGCTTTCGGTTGCTTCTGCGAAACTACTTTGATAACATGGAGCCAACAAATTTAAGGGGTTGTTCCGATGCTTGTCAGTGTCGTCAGTGCCGTTACTGGTAACTCCCTGTTACGCTATGCGATTGAGAGCGTACAAAATCAGACTTACTCTCGTATTGAACATTTAATTGTCATAGATGGGCAGGAGCGGGAAGCCTCAGTTAGACAAATTTTAGCAAGCATGGATTTATCACGGCACAGGACTCATATCCTCTGTTTACCCTACCCCACTGGCAAGGACAATTACATTTGTCATCGCATCTATGGCATGGCTCCCTTTTTAATCAATGGGGAATATGTTTGCTACCTAGACGAAGATAATTGGTATGACCCCAACCATGTAGAGTCCCTAGTCAGAATAGTAGAAGAAAAAAACTTAGATTGGGCTTATGCTTTGCGCAAGATTGTAGACAGAGATGGCAACTTCTTATGCTTGGATGACTGCGAAAGTTTAGGCAAGTGGGCATGCAGGGAAAATTACCACATGGTCGATACTAATTGCTATTTCCTAAAGAAGGAGATAGCGATCGAGTTTTCTCAGATTTGGTATGCTAAGTTTAGGGAAGTTACAAAAGTTACTGGCAATACCTATGTTGATAATCCAGATATAGCTCTATGTAAAATTCTGTTAGAGAAATATCAAAGAGTTGACACTACAGGTATTTACTCTGTTAACTACCGCTTGGGTAGCAGTTCTAGTTCAGTTCAGCTATCTTTCTTTTGGGAAAATAATCAAAGGAAACAAGAACAGTATCCTTATGGGTTTCCTTGGCGCAGAATAAAGTTAAAGGATATTCCCCTACCACGATCTTTACCCAAACAAGCAAGCGCCGATTGCTACAAGGAGGAATTTTTCCATGAAGTTAAAACAGCAGCACATAGTAGTGCATCTGCAGTCCTTCCTTATCTGTGGCAGTTACTGGATCATAGAGTGCAATCAGTTGTAGATGTGGGGTGTGGTACTGGTTCATGGTTAGCAAAAGTGCAATCTTTGTTTGGCATAACTGATATCTTGGGCATTGATGGAGATTATGTAGAACGGGATAGGTTAGAAATACCTGTTGACAAGTTTCTGAGTCATGATTTAATTGAGCCACTACCTATACAACGCAGGTTCGACCTAGTTATATGTCTAGAAGTAGCGGAACATTTGCCTTACACCTGCGCAGCAACTTTCATCCAGACTTTGACAGAATTGGGTGATGTCATTCTGTTTTCAGCTGCTATTCCTCTGCAACCTGGAACTAATCATATCAATACCCAATTCCCCCACTATTGGTTACAGCTATTTCAGGAGAGGGGCTATAAGTGCATTGATTGCTTACGGGATAAGTTCTGGCAAGATAGCCGTGTAGAATGGTGGTATGCTCAGAATATGTTGCTATTTGTGAAAGAAAATATTCTAACAGAAAATACTAATCTCTTGGCTTTACACCAGATGACTGATTTGAACTGCTTAGTAAGAATTCACCCTCGTAACCTGCCTGCTAAAATTGCCTTTGGACATGATGATACTGTTGAATTAAAGGTAGAAACATC from Pseudanabaenaceae cyanobacterium SKYG29 includes the following:
- a CDS encoding class I SAM-dependent methyltransferase, whose translation is MLVSVVSAVTGNSLLRYAIESVQNQTYSRIEHLIVIDGQEREASVRQILASMDLSRHRTHILCLPYPTGKDNYICHRIYGMAPFLINGEYVCYLDEDNWYDPNHVESLVRIVEEKNLDWAYALRKIVDRDGNFLCLDDCESLGKWACRENYHMVDTNCYFLKKEIAIEFSQIWYAKFREVTKVTGNTYVDNPDIALCKILLEKYQRVDTTGIYSVNYRLGSSSSSVQLSFFWENNQRKQEQYPYGFPWRRIKLKDIPLPRSLPKQASADCYKEEFFHEVKTAAHSSASAVLPYLWQLLDHRVQSVVDVGCGTGSWLAKVQSLFGITDILGIDGDYVERDRLEIPVDKFLSHDLIEPLPIQRRFDLVICLEVAEHLPYTCAATFIQTLTELGDVILFSAAIPLQPGTNHINTQFPHYWLQLFQERGYKCIDCLRDKFWQDSRVEWWYAQNMLLFVKENILTENTNLLALHQMTDLNCLVRIHPRNLPAKIAFGHDDTVELKVETSAIGTDDEKYKLHRELLLKFFDKSPYEDFPYLDYSCDLQGWGSTVTVFERLISQLLPKLIIEVGTWKGASAIHMVDILKSHGIVCPVLCVDTWLGGLEVAKDNPISYLGVTVPRRYGYSQLYFQFLANVMHRQAQNYIVPIPLHAVAAFKLLLYWRVSADLIYVDASHEEEDVYADLSNYWQLLRSGGVLLGDDYPDPRFPGVYAAVNRFAKENNLEIQSEGNKFWFKKPVSAEDKIEALTKRIAELELKLNPDIDLSYFA